AGACGACTTCCACCGAAAGTTTCAGGAAACGGCCATAATCGCGGAAGCTCTGCGCGATCTGCGCGGCCAGCTCGCGGGTGGGCGACAGCACCAGCATCCGGCAGCCGTTGAGCGGCGTCTGCTTCGGATGGCGGGCGAAATGATCGAGGCTGGGCAGCGCGAAGGCCGCCGTCTTGCCCGTGCCGGTCTGCGCGATGCCGCACAGGTCGCGCCCTTCCAGCAGGACGGGGATCGCCTTTTGCTGGATCGGCGTCGGGGTCGCATAATTTTTGGCGGCCAGCGCCTTCAGAATCGGTTCGGCAAGGCCAAGGTCGGTGAATTGCATGGGATGACTTCCATAATCAAAGCCCGCGCCTGCGCAGAATGCGGGCACGGGGCGGGTGGCGAAACGACCCGCGTGACAAGGGAAGCCTCAAGAAAAGACACGAAGCTGATCTGGCCTCATCTTCGTGCTTCATATGCACGCACGAAGACATTCACGCTGCCAGCCATCGGAACCATCGGTCCGTCAGCCGGGGCGCATATGGCGCAAATAACCGGAAAAAGCAAGCAGCCCTCGGAAATTACGGGGACTGCCGCCATCGCCATGGCCCGTCAGAGGGAAACTTCAGCGTGTTTTTCCTGCATTCCCTTGCGCGCATCGCCGCCGAACAATTTGTGGAAAAAGCCCGTCGCCGCGCTGTCGGCGCGCCAGATTTCCGCCGTGCCGAGGTCGAACCGCAACATCAGCAGGTTGGGATCGTCCCGCCCGCCCGGATACCAGGCGGCGACATCGTGCGACCAGTAACGGTCGATGATCGCCGGGTCGGTTTCCGGCATCAGCGTACCGTCGATGCAGGCGAACAGGTCATGATCCTTCGACACGAACTGGGCCATGGCCGGGCCGCCGGTGGCCAGTCGGTTGCCCTTGCTGGAATAGAACCAGAAACAGTGGTTGGCGTTGGCGTCCAGTTGCGCGGTCATCGGCATCGCATGGTCCTGCGTCCCTTGCAACGACACCATCACGAAAGGACTATGCGACAATTCCTTCCAGAAACGGTCCCGGATTTCGGTTTCCGTGCTCATGGGGCCTTCTCCTTTGCTGGTCTCCTGCCATCAATGTCCCCCCTATCCGGAAGTTCCGCCGGCGCTTGATCTTCCGCCATTCCGACGCCACATAGCGGGCATGTTGATCGAGACCGAAGCGACGCCCAATCCGGCAACCGTCAAATTCCTCCCCGGCCGTGCGGTCATGGGGAACGGCACGCGCGATTTCGCGAGCCCCGAAGAGGCCGAAGCCTCTCCGCTGGCCGAAGCATTGTTCGGGCTGGGCGATGTGACGGGGGTCTTCTTCGGGAGCGATTTCATTTCCGTCACCATCGCGCCCGGCGCGGAATGGAGCGATGCGAAGCCGGAAGTCCTTTCCATCCTGCTCGATCATTTTTCGGCGAACATGCCGCTTTTCGCGCCCGGCAGCGCGGCGGACATCACCGTCCCCGCGCAAGAGGAGGATTTTTCCGACGATCCCGAAGACGCGGAAATCGTCGCCCAGATCCGTGAATTGATCGATACGCGGGTGCGTCCCGCGGTCGCCAATGACGGCGGCGACATCGTGTATCGCGGTTTCGACAAGGGCACCGTCTATCTGCGGATGCATGGCGCCTGCTCGGGCTGTCCGTCCTCGACCGCCACGCTCAAGAA
This genomic window from Sphingobium cloacae contains:
- a CDS encoding NifU family protein, with protein sequence MLIETEATPNPATVKFLPGRAVMGNGTRDFASPEEAEASPLAEALFGLGDVTGVFFGSDFISVTIAPGAEWSDAKPEVLSILLDHFSANMPLFAPGSAADITVPAQEEDFSDDPEDAEIVAQIRELIDTRVRPAVANDGGDIVYRGFDKGTVYLRMHGACSGCPSSTATLKNGIEQLLKHYVPEVTEVRAV
- a CDS encoding pyridoxamine 5'-phosphate oxidase family protein, with translation MSTETEIRDRFWKELSHSPFVMVSLQGTQDHAMPMTAQLDANANHCFWFYSSKGNRLATGGPAMAQFVSKDHDLFACIDGTLMPETDPAIIDRYWSHDVAAWYPGGRDDPNLLMLRFDLGTAEIWRADSAATGFFHKLFGGDARKGMQEKHAEVSL